Part of the Streptomyces sp. RFCAC02 genome is shown below.
CACGGTCTACAACTACTTCCCGGCCAAGGAGGACCTCTTCCTGCCCTGGGAGCACCAGGTCGACCGCCCGTCCCGCCGGGTGCGCGACCGGGCGCCCGGCGAGTCCGCCGCCGAGGCGCTCCTCCGTGAGCTGCGCCGCGACATCGCGGACCGCCGGCCCTGGGTCGGCTTCATGGAGCGCGGGTACGACCGCTTCCTGCGCGTCGTCTTCGGGTCGCCCACCCTCATCGCCCGGCTCCAGCGCATGCAGCACGCGACCGCGGAGCGGCTCGCCGACACCCTGCGGGAGGAGACGGGCGCCGCGCCGGACGACCCCGTGCCCGGGCTGGTCGCCGGGCTCCTCACCTGGCTCACGGGCAACGTCTTCCGCGTCGCGGGGGACGGCGCGATGGCCGGTGATCCGGCCGACGAGATCGTACGGCGGATGCTGCACGTCATCGCGGAGGCCGAAGCGCTCCTCGGCGACCGGGTCATGGGATACGCGCGCCGTCCCCTCACGCCGGGCGGAGCGTCGTAGCCGGCGCGTACGCCGACCCCCGCGCCCGCCGTACGGGCCGGTACGCAGCCCCACCCGAAAGAGTGGCGTAGAGCCGAGCGTGACAGGCACATATATCTGTGTAATCGCCCGCTCACCCACTGGAGGTCATGATGTGTGAACTGCCCGGCGTGCCGGTCCTGGAGGCCCTTCTCCCCGCCGACGAGGCGGCCTGCCTGGAGGACTGGCGCCTCATGCTGGCGGACGGCGAGGTCGGCTGACACCGGTCACGGAACGCGGCGGGCCCGGTGCCGGGCCCGCCGCCCCGCCGTCCGGGAGGACTCCATGACGAGGGACACCGCGGCCCCCGTGGCCGCGCCGCGATCGCCGGTGGCCGACACCCTGCACGGCCGGTCGGTCGAGGACCCGTACCGGTGGCTCGAGGACGACGACAGCCCCGCGTGCGACCGCTGGCTCGCCGCGCAGCGCGCGCTGTGGGAGACGCACGCGCCGCACTGGCCGGCACGGCCGTACTTCGCCGCACGGCTGCGCGAACTGGCCGCCGCCGGGGCGCTCGCGGGGCCGGGCCAGTCGCCGCCCGTGGTGCGCGGCTCCCGGCACTTCGCCGTGCGCGCGGCGGGGGAGGACCGGCGGCGCGTCCTGGCCGTCGTCGACGACGGCGCGCCCGACGGCGCGGGCCGCGTGGTGCTCGACCCGCTCACCGTCGACCCCGAGGGCCTGACCGTCCTGGAGACCTGGCGCCCCTCCTGGTCGGGCGACCTGGTCGCCTGCCGGCTCCGCGACCGGCGCGACGGGCGGCAGCACCTGTGGACGTGGGACGTGGCGACCGCCCGCCCGGTGGAGGGGCCGCTGCCGCTGCGCGCGCCGGGCTCCGTCGCCTGGCTCCCCGGGGACACCGGCTTCTACTGCACGGCCACCGGTGACGACGGGCGGCAGCGCGTCCTGCTGCACCGCACGGGCGACCCCGTGTCCGGCGACACCCCCGTCCTCACCACCTCCGACCATCTGTCGGTGGGGACCAGTTCCGACGGCCGGTGGCTCGTCGTCAACCGCTCCCCGGGCACGATGCGCGGCAACGCCCTGTACCTGGCGGACATCTCCGGCGGCCGGTTCACCGACCTCTCCCCGCAACTCCTGCACGACGGCACCGCCGACGGCAGTCAGGCGCTGCTCAGATTCGGCCCCGGCTCCCTCGTCTACGCCGTCACCGACGCCGCAGCGCCGCGCGGCCGTGTCTGCCTGGTCGACCCGCGGCACCCGCGTTCCGCCGACTGGCGCACCGTCATCACGCCCGAAGACGGCGCGGTCATCGGCGCCTGCGTCGCCCTCGCCGATCCGGCGACGGGCGCCGCGCGCTTCCTCGTCACCGCCTCGCGCGACGGCCGGCCGACCGTCTCCCTGCACGAGACCACCGGCGGGAAGCTCGCCGACCTGCCCGTCCCCGGCCGGGGACCGGGCCGGATCTCGGGCCTCACCTGCCCGCCCGGGGACACCGGGGTGGCGTGGTTCTCCTACACGGACCACATCACGCCGCCCACCGTCCACCGCGTCGATCTCCGTGACATGCGCCCCCGCCCGGTGACGCCCCCGCCGCGCGCAGCCGCCGGCGTACGGGTACGGCAGACCACCTTCCCGGCGGCCGACGGCACCCCGGTGCCCATCTGCCTGATCCTGCCCCCGGACGGCCCCGGCGCGCGCGGCCCGCTGCCCACCGTCCTCACCGCATACGGCGGCTTCGGCGCCACCTTCGCGCCCGGCTACTCGCCCACGATCCTCGCCTGGGTCCAGGCCGGCGGCGCCTACGCCGTCGCGGGCGTGCGCGGCGGCGGCGACCTGGGCAAGCAGTGGCACGCCGCCGGGTCGGGACCCAACAAGCCCACGGCCTTCGACGACTTCGCCGCCGCTGCCGCGTGGCTCACCGCCGAGGGCGTGACGACGCCGGGGCAGCTCGCGGTCAAGGGGACCTCCCACAGCGGCCTCATGGCCGCCGTCGCCCTCACCCGCGCCCCGCACGGCTGCGCCGCGGCCGTCGTGGGCGCCGCCGTCACCGACATGGTGCGCTACCCCCTGCTCGGACGCGGCGCGCTGTGGCTCGGCGAGTTCGGCGACCCCGGCGACCCCGCCGCGCTCGACACGCTCCTGTCGTACTCGCCGTACCACAACGTGCGCCCCGGCACCGCCTATCCGGCCGTCCTGCTCACCACCCACCGCACCGACCCCCGCGTCGGCGCCGCGCACACCCGCAAGTTCACCGCGGCGCTCCAGCACGCCACCACCGGCGGCCCGGTGCTCCTGCGCACGCAGGACGGCGCGGGCCACGGCCCCGACACCGCCGCGCAGTGGGCGGACCTGGAGGCGGACGCCCTCGCCTTCTGCGCGGTCCACACCCGCATGCCCGGCCCTCCGGCCTCCCCCACGGTCCGCCACGACCCGCCCGCGGCGTCATCCGCGCGCGCGGACCCATGACCCGGGTCCCGGCAGCCAGTGCCGCGTCAGGCAAGGTTCGCCCCGTCGCGCCGCCCGGCACGGCACCTCGCTGCGTTGCCGTATCGCGCGAATACGACGGGTATGAGCTGCGATCCGGCGCCTTGCGATGCACCGCACCGGACGCCGCTCCTTGACGGGCGAACCTTGCCTGACGCGGCACTAGTAAGGTCTGGTCTCCCGACCGGGCCGAGATCGAGGGAGATCGCCACGTGACCAGCAAGCTCGCCGTCGTCGGAGCAGGACTCATGGGGGCCGGGATCGCGCAGGTCGCCGCCCGGGCCGGATGGGAGGTCGCCCTCATCGACACCACGGACGCCGCCCTCGCCCGGGGGCTGGCCGGCGTGGAGCGGTCATGGGCGAAGTTCGTCGCCAAGGGCGCGCTCGCCGAGGAGGACGCCGAGGCGGCCCGCGCCCGTATCACCACCGGCACCGATCTCGACGCCGTGGCCGGCGCCGACCTCGTCGTGGAGGCGGTGTTCGAGCAGCTCGAGGTCAAACAGGCCGTCTTCCGCGCCCTCGACGGGCTCGTCGGCGACGACACCGTGCTCGCCTCCAACACCTCAGCGATCCCCATCACCAAGCTGGCGGCCGTCACCGGCCGCCCCGAACGCGTCGTCGGCACCCACTTCTTCTCGCCCGTCCCCATGATGGCGCTGTGCGAACTCGTCCGCGGCCTGAAGACCAGCGACGAGACCCTCGCCGCCGCCCGCGCGTTCGCCGAGTCCACCGGCAAGACCTGCGTCGTGGTCGAACGTGATGTGGCGGGCTTCGTCACGACACGGCTCATCGCCGCGCTCGTCGTCGAGGCCGTCAAGCTGTACGAGTCGGGCGTCGCCAGCGCCGAGGACATCGACCTGGCGTGCCGGCTCGGCTTCGGCCACGCCATGGGGCCGCTCGCCACCGCCGACCTCACGGGCATCGACGTGCTCCTGCACGCCACCGAGAACATCCACGGCGAGACGCGCGACCCCAAGTTCGCCGCGCCCGAGCTGATGCGCCGCATGGTGGACGCCGGGGACCTCGGCCGCAAGACGGGCCGCGGTTTCTACCCGCACCCCTCCTGAACACGCCTCGTGATCACCCCGAGGAGTGGTTTCGGTATCGGTTTCGGCACGGCCGGCCGTCATCGGGTCGCCCGGACACGTTCCGTGTACCACTCTTGATCGCCTGCGGGCGGCCCGGCGGGGCCGCCCCGGGACTTGACGAGCCGCACCACGAACCGGGGGAAGTGAGCATGCACATCACGGGCGACCACGCGGAGCTGGTCGTCGGCGGACGCCTCGACGTACGGAACGCGGCCGATGTCCGCCTCGCGCTGCACCGCGCCGTGGACGGCGGCGACGGCGATCTCGTCCTCGACCTGCGGCAGCTCGACTCCTGCGACGCCACGGGACTCGGCGTCATCATGGGCGCGCACCGCCGCGCCGGACGCTGTGGCCGGCGCCTCGTCCTGCGGGCCGTGCCGCCGCACATGCGGCGCGTGCTCGTCGCGACACGGCTGCACCGCATCCTCACCATCGCTCCCTGACCACCGCGCGATCCTCACGCGTGATCCCCGCGGTGAGGGCGGCACCGGGCGCCGGGACACCGCGTCACGACGGTAGCGTGGGCACCATCCGCAACTCCTCCGCACCGCGTTCGAGAGACGAAGAGCATGGACCTCAACCCCTCCGCCCCGAACGGTGAGCAGCCCCGCGAGACGGGACGGGTCGTCGAACTCGTCGCAGGCGACTTCCTGCTCACCGTGAACCCCGTGGACGGCAGCGAAATCGTCTCCTGCCCGCCCGGCCGCCGCCCGATCGCGCCGCGCCGCGCGCCCGGCACCCTGCCGGGCCCCGCGGCGTCCGTCGCCGACGCCCCCCTGTTCGAACGCGACGAGATACGCCACCGCCTGTACGGGCTCCTGTCCCGGGGCCGGTCCGCGCGCGTCACCGGGGCCGACGGGTCGGGCCGCTCCGCGCTGCTCGCCGCCGTCGCGCGCGACTGCGCCGGCCTCGCCCCGTACGGTGTCATCCGTCTCAACGGCCACCGCCGCTCCGTCGAGGACGTCCTCCAGGAGCTGTTCACGACCGTCCACCACACCGCCGGCTACCGCCCGGGGCCGACCGAGCTGACCGCCGCGCTCCGCGAGATCGGCGCGGTCGTCGTCCTGGACGACCTGGAGTTCGGCGGCTCCGCCCTGGACGAGCTGTTCGCCGCCACCCCCGAGTGCGCGTTCCTCCTCGGCGCGGGGCCGGACGTGCCGGCGCCGTCGCCCGCCGCACGCGTCGAGGACGTCGCCCTGCCGGGGCTGTCCACCGCCGCCGCCCTCGCGCTCCTCGAACTCGCGGCGGACCGCTCCCTCGACGACACCGAGGTGGCCTGGGCCACCGGCCTGTGCCGCGCGTCGGAAGGGCTGCCGCTGCGGATCACCGAGGCCGGCGCCCTCCTGCGGCGGCGCGCCGAGGGGGCGCCGCTGCCCGGCGCGGACGGCCTGACCGCCGCGCTCGCCGCTGAACTGTCTCCCACGGCACGGGAGATCCTGCG
Proteins encoded:
- a CDS encoding 3-hydroxyacyl-CoA dehydrogenase family protein codes for the protein MTSKLAVVGAGLMGAGIAQVAARAGWEVALIDTTDAALARGLAGVERSWAKFVAKGALAEEDAEAARARITTGTDLDAVAGADLVVEAVFEQLEVKQAVFRALDGLVGDDTVLASNTSAIPITKLAAVTGRPERVVGTHFFSPVPMMALCELVRGLKTSDETLAAARAFAESTGKTCVVVERDVAGFVTTRLIAALVVEAVKLYESGVASAEDIDLACRLGFGHAMGPLATADLTGIDVLLHATENIHGETRDPKFAAPELMRRMVDAGDLGRKTGRGFYPHPS
- a CDS encoding STAS domain-containing protein; translated protein: MHITGDHAELVVGGRLDVRNAADVRLALHRAVDGGDGDLVLDLRQLDSCDATGLGVIMGAHRRAGRCGRRLVLRAVPPHMRRVLVATRLHRILTIAP
- a CDS encoding TetR/AcrR family transcriptional regulator, whose amino-acid sequence is MTGLRERKKAQTRQHLCAVATDLFVARGFDAVTIAEIAEAAEVSVNTVYNYFPAKEDLFLPWEHQVDRPSRRVRDRAPGESAAEALLRELRRDIADRRPWVGFMERGYDRFLRVVFGSPTLIARLQRMQHATAERLADTLREETGAAPDDPVPGLVAGLLTWLTGNVFRVAGDGAMAGDPADEIVRRMLHVIAEAEALLGDRVMGYARRPLTPGGAS
- a CDS encoding prolyl oligopeptidase family serine peptidase, translated to MTRDTAAPVAAPRSPVADTLHGRSVEDPYRWLEDDDSPACDRWLAAQRALWETHAPHWPARPYFAARLRELAAAGALAGPGQSPPVVRGSRHFAVRAAGEDRRRVLAVVDDGAPDGAGRVVLDPLTVDPEGLTVLETWRPSWSGDLVACRLRDRRDGRQHLWTWDVATARPVEGPLPLRAPGSVAWLPGDTGFYCTATGDDGRQRVLLHRTGDPVSGDTPVLTTSDHLSVGTSSDGRWLVVNRSPGTMRGNALYLADISGGRFTDLSPQLLHDGTADGSQALLRFGPGSLVYAVTDAAAPRGRVCLVDPRHPRSADWRTVITPEDGAVIGACVALADPATGAARFLVTASRDGRPTVSLHETTGGKLADLPVPGRGPGRISGLTCPPGDTGVAWFSYTDHITPPTVHRVDLRDMRPRPVTPPPRAAAGVRVRQTTFPAADGTPVPICLILPPDGPGARGPLPTVLTAYGGFGATFAPGYSPTILAWVQAGGAYAVAGVRGGGDLGKQWHAAGSGPNKPTAFDDFAAAAAWLTAEGVTTPGQLAVKGTSHSGLMAAVALTRAPHGCAAAVVGAAVTDMVRYPLLGRGALWLGEFGDPGDPAALDTLLSYSPYHNVRPGTAYPAVLLTTHRTDPRVGAAHTRKFTAALQHATTGGPVLLRTQDGAGHGPDTAAQWADLEADALAFCAVHTRMPGPPASPTVRHDPPAASSARADP